From one Pseudomonas sp. B21-048 genomic stretch:
- the yaaA gene encoding peroxide stress protein YaaA, which yields MLMVISPAKTLDYETPPATQRFTQPQYLDHSQELILQLRDLTPAQISELMHVSDKIGGLNAARFGGWNPAFTPANAKQALLAFKGDVYTGLNAQTFSEADFDYAQQHLRMLSGLYGLLRPLDLMQPYRLEMGTKLDNARGKDLYAFWGTRISEWLNEALADQGDDVLLNLASNEYFSAVKRSALKARIINTEFKDLKNGQYKIISFYAKKARGMMSRFVIEERINDPAALKQFDVQGYRYSSEQSKPDNLVFLRDHVPA from the coding sequence ATGCTGATGGTGATTTCCCCCGCCAAGACTCTCGATTACGAAACACCGCCGGCGACCCAGCGCTTCACTCAGCCGCAATACCTTGACCATTCCCAGGAGCTGATCCTGCAACTGCGTGACCTGACGCCCGCGCAGATCAGCGAGCTGATGCACGTCTCCGACAAAATTGGCGGCCTCAATGCCGCGCGATTTGGCGGTTGGAACCCGGCCTTCACCCCAGCCAACGCCAAGCAGGCGTTGCTGGCATTCAAGGGCGATGTGTACACCGGCCTGAATGCACAAACGTTCAGCGAAGCCGACTTCGATTATGCCCAACAGCATTTGCGCATGCTCTCCGGCCTGTATGGCCTGCTGCGCCCCTTGGACCTGATGCAGCCCTATCGGCTGGAGATGGGCACCAAGCTGGACAATGCCCGAGGCAAGGACTTGTACGCTTTCTGGGGGACGCGCATCAGCGAATGGCTGAACGAAGCCTTGGCCGACCAGGGCGATGACGTGCTGCTGAACCTGGCCTCCAACGAGTACTTCTCGGCGGTCAAACGCAGCGCCTTGAAGGCGCGCATCATCAACACCGAATTCAAGGACCTGAAAAACGGCCAGTACAAGATCATCAGCTTCTACGCGAAGAAGGCTCGAGGGATGATGAGCCGCTTCGTCATCGAAGAACGCATCAATGACCCGGCCGCCCTCAAGCAGTTCGACGTTCAGGGTTATCGCTATAGCAGCGAGCAGTCTAAACCGGACAATCTGGTGTTCCTGCGCGATCACGTACCCGCGTAA
- a CDS encoding polysaccharide deacetylase family protein: MRIIFLFSAWLLSFGAMAAPGDVARLDRSTWPEPLGSPTLFDVASRAEILMFARVLLASESLDEASLTQRLGLRTVNLESINQLRQRLWQRLLTNYNFAQQSCDQDASFCFLVEDMATLREQAAKFQISDDSYYIKWAEPSRLFHAQYLDEQLRKAALFPQTTSEVDRFGDYERNGDAMHDRLFLLTFDSAANAAPDNTTWVTEYLRKSNMSATFFVLGKDIQARLAERSVASLQGTYSQQCVGVQGWEFRSHSHWQDWQDSVRRSVELVKGKLPENDVPLFRPPDGQRRSDAEGFFASQGVQVALWDIDAQDGAGKLKGSQSAQRVLTLMLLWRHGVINFNVKQDGVKTAIPWLITQTAPSGIGWEDCQNAFR; this comes from the coding sequence TTGCGTATCATTTTTTTATTCTCGGCCTGGCTCTTGAGCTTCGGCGCCATGGCGGCGCCGGGCGATGTGGCGAGGCTGGATCGCAGTACCTGGCCTGAACCGCTCGGCAGCCCGACGCTGTTTGACGTCGCATCACGGGCCGAAATTCTCATGTTTGCCCGCGTCCTGCTGGCCAGTGAATCTCTGGATGAAGCGAGCCTGACTCAGCGCCTGGGCCTGCGTACCGTCAATCTGGAGTCGATCAATCAACTGCGCCAGCGCCTGTGGCAGCGTTTGCTGACCAATTACAACTTCGCCCAGCAGAGTTGTGATCAGGATGCTTCCTTCTGTTTCCTGGTCGAGGACATGGCCACCTTGCGTGAGCAAGCGGCCAAGTTTCAGATCAGTGATGATAGCTATTACATCAAGTGGGCCGAACCGAGCCGGTTGTTCCACGCCCAGTACCTGGACGAGCAGTTGCGCAAGGCCGCACTGTTTCCGCAGACCACTAGCGAAGTCGATCGTTTTGGCGACTATGAGCGCAATGGCGACGCCATGCATGATCGGCTGTTCCTGCTGACCTTCGACAGCGCCGCCAACGCCGCGCCAGATAACACGACCTGGGTCACTGAGTACCTGCGCAAATCGAACATGAGCGCTACGTTTTTCGTCCTCGGCAAGGATATCCAGGCCCGTCTGGCCGAACGTTCGGTGGCCAGCCTGCAAGGGACTTATTCGCAGCAATGCGTGGGCGTGCAAGGCTGGGAGTTCCGCTCCCACAGCCATTGGCAGGACTGGCAGGACTCGGTGCGACGCAGCGTCGAGTTGGTCAAAGGCAAGCTGCCGGAGAATGACGTGCCGCTGTTCCGCCCGCCCGATGGCCAGCGCCGGTCCGACGCTGAAGGCTTCTTCGCTTCTCAGGGGGTGCAAGTGGCGCTATGGGATATCGATGCCCAGGATGGCGCCGGCAAGCTCAAGGGCAGCCAAAGCGCACAACGAGTCTTGACCCTCATGCTGCTATGGCGGCACGGGGTGATCAACTTCAATGTGAAGCAGGACGGAGTAAAAACAGCGATACCTTGGCTCATCACACAAACGGCGCCAAGCGGGATCGGTTGGGAAGACTGTCAGAACGCGTTTCGCTGA